AGGGAATTGTTGGAGAGAGTATTGGTCTCTCAAATACCAGTGACAGTGTATTgtgttcatttatgttttccCCTACTCTGCCATCACCCTGGTGCTGGGTCAAGGGAGATGAATTCGTACTTCATCTGAACCATATGCTATCATAGTGACATAAGGGATGggcaatttttttgttaaaaattaaaatgtctgTTGTGTAATTGTGTTGGGTCACAATATTCTGTGATGTCATACTCATAATTATGACTACAATACCTTTTCTTTCTCAAGCACCTCTGTTGATGCATCAACAGGAACTGAAGGCCAGACAGCTGGCTTAGGCCAAGGTAGCAAGCTAAGGGAAGCGCTGCTCAAAAGGACAGGAACTGCATTAAACTTGGAGAATGATACCAACTGTGATGTAACTAATCTTGCATTACATGATTAATTAATGGAATACAAAATGATTAGATtaagaaaatgcaaaaaattattggccttctaattacaaaaattgtaCCTGTTGACAGGACTTCTTTCTATATCAGTTCCATACCCAATTAAATAGGCAAGCCTCATGAACTGCCAAGATATATATAATTCAGAAAGCAATCCTAGTTAGCAATGGTATAGCAGACAATATCAATGTAGTTGGTAATCAACATTACAGAGAAAACTGAGGAGGAAAAAGAGGCGACTGATTCAACTCCATTTCCAAATGGTGTATTTTGGTCATTGGAGTTATCTCATTTAAAGAGTGCATCAAACAAAAATAGATATCCAGTAGTCCAGTCTATTTACCAACTTCATGAGAATCCTACCTTAACTCTAGCTAGAGAATATAGGTCACCCAGAAGGCGAAAGAACTCCTTCTCTATGTCAGGTGCCACATGTCCATCATTATAATTAGAAGTGGTTGCTTTAATTAAAGCCAAGCAAGCAGTTGTTACCCAGACTTCACGCATACAAAATGGCAGAATACGCTGAGAAGAAACATCATATTGAAGTCAAAAtgggagaaattaaaaaaagtatacaaCTCAAACTGGAATAATATAGTAATATACATGTGAAGACAGCATATGAATAACAGAAAATCCAATACCTCATGCAATGCCAAGGATTTGGAGAAGCTTATTATGAATGAATAGCCTCGTGATGCAGCCTCAATGGGACGATTTAGCTTGAACAAGAGCTGCAAAATGACAGAAAAGTAGTAAGCCATAGAAAGTTAAATTAGGAATTCAGTTAAAAGGATGGATCCTGGCAATAATAGTGCTTGAACCCAAAATGTCAATGAGAACACAAACAGACAGTTGTCAAAATGGCTTAAGACATTACAATTTTCAAAGTAAAAACATTTCTAAATCAGTAACCAAGGCCAAATATATAAAACTTTAGGAACTAAAATTGGAACAAAACTTTAAtcattaaatgtttttgttaCAAGAAAGAACTCTTGTGATATAAGaaagttaatgttttttcttctatttaaatcatatcataaataataCAAGTAAAGAAGCAGCCTAGCTTATAAACAGCTAAGACGacacaaaatacaaaatcaatctAAATTTTCTTTAGAATTAAGCTGCAAATATACGTAACGTGTTTTGTGTTATACAAGTGCTCCAGGCAGGGCACACCTTTGATTGACAGGCAAACAGATACTGTCTGAATTCAAACTCCCGAAATGAGTCCTCTTGAACAATCTGTGTCAATGCTTTATTTCCTGGATTAAGAAATGCTGCTTGATCGTCACCATGATCTGCCCCTCCAAAGTCTCTCTGCTTTCCAGTCATGTTGACTGCATTAATTCCAGTTATATTTGAATCATTTTTCATTGTTCACGGGAGAGTTTCTGTCAGATCCAAGTAATGTTCCATAAAGGTGGTCTAAAGCACAATACTGCCAATCTAAATATCAACTTTACTTGACTACAAAAGCAACAGAGAAGGAAACTAAGCATCATGCACCTGTTTCAAGATAGCAGAGTTCTAGTTCGTCATATTCCCGTAAGGCATCTTCATGAAGGTGAGCCATTTCAAACATAAAAGCCAAGCTTTCCTGAGCACAGAATACAAATATGTTATGGCTCCAAAAGATCCTAGAATAtgcagaaaggaaaaaaattataaagaccaATAAAGGTTGGACTGTCTTTCAGAACTATTTATTGCACTTTTTAAGTATAATTCATCACAATAAGTTATAGGATTAACCTTCAGAATGAAAAAGTTGCAGAAGTTCCAGACTGGCATGAGGCGCTGTTCACTGAGCTTTCGTATCTCATCCTCATAAAATTGTACACGCCTATCCAGAGTATTTCTGATGCATTCCATTATCTTTGattctagatcctcccaaaattttgcTTCAGGGAAATGCATATCATACTTGCAGCATCTAGATGAGGAAGAAGCAGTGTTAAAAGCAtcaaaagtgaaagaaatgaaGTTGTCATTAATGCAATTAAACTAAACATTAAAGAACCTAAACTTGAATAAACAATCTTTTATTTCGCTCACAAATGGTTATTATTTCTGTTTGGTAACTATCACTGGGATTTTTCTAACTCAACCACTTACACGTGTAACGTAAACAGTTGATtccataatatttatttatggaaGAAAAAATACACATTGGACAAATAATCCTCTATTGAAAGCAAGTATACGATTTACCCTTGAAGCTAAATTTCCGAGCACcatttttgctttttatattgtcacatcaagttcATAATAAGCAAACCAGTATGCAATTAAATAGTTGTTAAGATTCCTAAATGTTAACCATAAGCTGTAATATCTATGAAAAAGTTGACAAAACATTGACTTGAAAATTTTTTTAGCAAACTATCAGCCAACAAGTCATTCAAACTTTTGTTGGGGCATAGGAGGGTGCACTTGTTGCAAAAGTCCAATTTTTCAAGTTtacctttctctttttttggtgTTAAACTCAACTTCAAGTTTAGCATATACTTTCTTTGCCATTTTGCTTGCCTGATCATTAGCTGGATGAGCTTTAGACACAAATACAACAAACCACTCCTTTTCATCATTTTGGACAATTAATTTCAAGCGTGGTTTAAGGATGGTTTTAAACTCATCCAGATCCTggggagaaaaaaataagagttaAACTACACAATAGATCCCACAAGTGAATCCAAAAGTGAAAGGATTATACACCAATAATTGATTAACTCCGTGAAATAAAGctccttataatttataattgatcaACTCCAGCATTTGAAAAACTCCCAAAAGCAGGTAAGGAAACTAGCCACACATCAGTCCAATTTAACATAACCAATAGCATTTAAAATGCAATCTTCATGCcaacaaaaattacaaatagtGAGTGAGAAAAGCATGCGGAAACAAATCAAGTCAACCCAATGAGATAAATGGATTCATGATTGCAACTATCATGGCTCTGAAgactgaaaattttaaataataaaaaaaacaaataggaTGTCATGGAACTAGTAATCATGAAAGCTAGAGTTGTCAGGTGCAAATCCAAAAATGAGGTTTTTCCCTAATAAGGTACTTCATATTGAAGCTCATTGGAATTGAAGCATACAAAGCATACACACACCATTACCATGTAAGAAACCAGTCATCCTAAAAGCTGAAAAGTTGAGTGCAAGCCCGAAAAATGTGTCTAAAACAGACACTATTATATTTGATGatagatatattttttcctaACTGGAAAGGGACAAGACTGAAATTCTTccaatgaaaagtaaaaaagtaaaagcaacaaactatgtaatcaattttattaaatgtacTCCAATAATATGTAATTCACTGACCCAATAAAAACCTTTCTTTCCACTTGCTAACAATTGAATGAATATGCTTTGCATGTTATTTACATGttgcttatgttttttttatctcccATTCAGTTGCACAAAATGTAGCCTCACTAAGAAAATGTTTGAGTAAATGGCTTGTTAAGCACTAATACAATAAGAGTTTGTCATATGAGAGCTTATTCACAAGCTTTCTTATGATGTTTATTGCAATGAGCTAAAAAGAGCTTATTGAAATAAAAGGTCATAAGCTATTTTAATAAGACCAAACAAGCTCTGTAAAAACTCTTCCAAACACTCcctaagttatataaaaaacatcCATATGAAGTAAATGAATCACAATGTAACAGAAAGCTACGAACTGTGGTAAAAATATAGTGGGTCTCCCTCTTAAAACATTACAACTTTCTGGTAGATTCTGAGAATTGTAATCAACAAGAAATCACATTACCTCACAGGTGACAAGTACAACAGTCGCATACGGCTCTcggaaccaaaataaaaattgctcCTGAGGGAACCGGCTACGGAGTCTTGAATCGGTAGTTAATATGAACTCTGCCGGCAATGTGTCAACAAAGACAGGGTTCCGCGTCTTGTTATTCAAAGTCGCCCTTTTGAACGGCAAACGCGCCTCAAAAGCAGGCTTGACAGTTGGCCACAAGTCACTCACATCCTCCACTGAGAATCATTTTGTAGAAACATCAACATAAGGTCTCACACACACAGATACACATCTAGATCAATGATAGCCTAATCTATTATATATTACTGTTTCTACTcggtcacaaaagtgagaacaATTGAGACTATTTTTGCAGTTGCCAATGGACCTCTCTTTACCTTTGCCTTAAAACGATCACCAGAAtacattgcaattgaattgttACTAAGCTTAAATGTtagaatttcatttcattttgatGATTAACATCAACAACTATTGGCAACACCAATATCACAAGCCAGAAGAATAATTTGCAGTGAAACACAACTAAAACCCTACACTGAGATTTAAAATTCGTAGCTAAAAAAAAAGCGGAACGAAACGGAGCAGATGTACGTGATTGTGAATTCGGACAATGCTTGGAAGGAATGAACGAGATTGGATCTTCGGGTAGAGAGCGAAGAGATGAAAATAGCAATGAAATACCTGAAATGACAAGGCGATCGGAGGTGTTCTTAATAGTCTGGAACTGAGCGAGGAAGTTGGCCATGCTGGATCTGAAGAATCAACAAAGATCCATGGAAATGAAATCGTAGAGAGAAGAAAGTGCGGTGGTGCAGTGGGTGAGTGAGAGTGTTGAGTTCAGGGACAGAGAGAGGGGACACGGCCCGCAGATCGAGTGCTTCGCGGTGTACACGATCACCGTTTCGCACATTTCATCAGACCGTTGCCTCAGCCGTCATGTGTGTCagtctctttatatatatatatatatatatatatatatatatatatatcttctctcttttttttcagaaaaaatgtTAACTGCACTTTGCTTCTGAGAATATAATCAGGGTTAATATTCTgcaatttttttcaatcatgaATAGATATATTAAATCTGTTCGGCCGTTGTGAGGTGTCGACTCTAtggtaatgatttttttttttcattttttactctCCCTCCTtttatactttctgttttttgtTAATAAGGGTGCATTTTTGCACTGGACCTATGTTctacatattttataattcaacTTGTTAACTGCGTagttatttagttattttatttgttttttatatatagttattCAATTTACTAGTTTGATAGGGaggaatgaaaaagaataaaataaaatattaaattagattGTTTGATTAAGATTAAAAGAGTataatagagataaaaaaattaaattaaaataagaataacaaATTATGCAAAATTGTGAGACTCCATTATTTCTCTATTATGCCATGTTTATGTTTCCTTCTCTctacttttacttcttttcttctcGATTTAGAATAAAAGTTTAACCACGTGgtcccataattttttttttgttaactttCACTCATAACAAACAACCTCTCGTTCTCTCTTTCCTCCATTTCAGTGCATTGCAgcatctctctctctttcagTCGCTTGAACCAGACGGTGCCTAAATGAAATGTTAGGTCATGATTATTCAAAGCCTAGAAAGGTAAATGTTGTATAATTgatttgttttacattttttattactgTAAAtcattgttgtgtttgtttataGACATTTTTGTAGGTGCGTTTGAGGCATGAACATAAGGCGAGGTATCTTGATTAAGTTAATAAGAATTTGACAAGTATGAAAAAGTGTTTAATTAAGGAGACACCATTTAAATAGTTAATGTGTTTGGGAGAAAATTAGATAGTAGACGTGAATACGTGATCACATGAATACTATGAATGACACGTTgcaggaaaaagaagaagagtcAAGTGATTTGAATATGCAATTTAAATGTAGGACCAAGTTcattgttttgtaattttgaacTTATGGTTACATAAGGTACTGTATATGTACTGAtcaatttaggaaaaaaaacattctCCAAATAGTTTCATTACTATTTATGTTTTGcggttgatatttttttctgaaCTATGAACTATTATGTAGGACTTGTATTggcaagaaattataaatattatatatatatatatatatatatatatatatatatataatttagtgaTTTAATGTACTGAACAATGTATATGGTATCTTatattgtttttgaaaatatagTATTTAAAAGAAGCCTTAATATGGTGTATGATTGTCTTTATACTGATGAGTACCATGGCTTATGATTCATTAAGCCTCACATAAGGATTCGTTGAAAAATTATAGTGTCTCATCAAGCAAATAAAAACAAGAGTATAAAGCATAGAGGAGGGGTTAAGACTAAGTTATTTGACTATTTTGGATGATATATATCCAAAGCAAGTCCACACTCTGCTATTGGAGCTGCACTTCACATTCCAACAAGTATATATTCCTCCAGAAATAATATTTCATTCTTtgctatatatatgttgtgtggATATGGTATCAGCTTGATTTTGTTGCCATGCAGTTTGTGTTGTAAATTACTAAATTGTAAACGGCCAGGTGCCAAAGTTTTGTCAACTTTCCTATCATCCAATGACAAAGTCAAAGAGTTCTCTTCAAGCATGAGATAACTTGTTGATCTTTCTTCCCAAATCCTTTGATGTATTGTAGAAAAGTATATCACAGGGCACTTGCACCGATATTCCAGGCTTTATTTGTGGAGGGGAACTGATaccattttttttccctttcatttAACCACTTTGTGGTTATAGACAAAGGATGATTATCATGTTTTCTTTAATCAATGTGAACATcttcttgttttctttaatCATTTTGAACATCTTTCCTCGCCTTCAACCTGTTTTGCCTTTACTTTCtagttattttttcattagGGAAATTTCTCTcatagcacaaaaaattgtcAACTAAAATGCCTGATCATGCATTAGCCAGTGAACCCTTTGATTTTGCTATTTTgggatattattattgttgttaacttacaagttttataaaaaaaaaaataatagtgttttttttatgattgaattATAGTTTATATATGCATCAAATTGCttataaattaaacataattaataaaaagtcaCACATATCTCTCACTTTTCTGATTTAAtgcttaattaatttctttttattatctcACTTTTCTAATATTTAAATCTCTCATTAATCTATCCTCACAATTTCTATTTCATCACGTTTATTTTTTTCCAGCGTTAAacaacttttcattttcttatttgacATACCTTACGATTATATACACAACTTTGAAGCACTCACACAAAAACATACTATTActtgattatatataataatgaataaaaaattaactatatatagtatttataattttattgatatttcATCAATTAAATCCTACTGATTATCCACGAAGGAATTTTTTGCAGAAAAAATTACACAGAAAAATTCCCATCTTTATTTATGGGAAGTCATCTGTAccgggaaacaaaagaattcacaTCTTTTCTCATGtacatgtttcaaacatgtgaAACATGACATGTTTGATgggctaatattttttattgataaatataagTTGTTAGTTATTgatcaatatataattataattattggaAGGTAAGTTTGAACATATAATTATAGTTAACGTTAATATTAACCCAaggtaaaaaaggaaaattcatgctatattaatattaatatagttCCAATACAATCACTTGAATACAATATAATTGTGTGCTTTGGCAATTTTGTTATACAAAAGTAAAGTACTCTATGActtgaataaaatattagatgagtaacaaattttataataaaaaaactaagatTCTCATATTTGTAAATTGAATGATTATATTGTtcatagaaaaaaattagaacaacaAAAAGGacatatataattgataaattattttagttattttaccaTAGAAATTAGAACTTAGTTGCTAATTTTAAGTTGTCAGTTCATTTAACAACTAATTATAATAGCAATGAAGATAAAGagtataatatatacatatatcaatttttttaaaagaaaaaatagagacaAACCTATACGCATGTGACGCTCGGATTAAACGGAATGGACCAAAATGAACCTATACGTATGTCCCGCATTGTCACTtcctaattatttttcataaggaAAATTTCTCTAAtagcataaaaaattatcaactaaACCTTGTGATTTTGCTATTTTGGGCTATTATTGTTGTTAACTTACAAGTTTTACAAAAACAAgataataaagtattttttaatgattgaAGTATAGTTTATATATGCATCAAATTGCttataaattaaacataattaataaaaagtcaCAAATGTCTCTCTCTCAATTTTCTGATTTAAtgcttaattaatttctatttattatCTCACTTTTCTAATATTTCCATCTCTCGTTAATCTATCCTCACTATTTCTCTTTCAtcacgttttttttttccagcgttaaacaacttttcattttcttatttgacTACCTCACGGTTATCTATATAACTTTGAAGCACTCACACAAAAACATACTAttactttattatatataataatgaataaaaaattaattatttatatcaattatataatatttataattttattgatatttcatcaattaaataaaaatattatttaaaaaaaataacaaattaaaattaattagtaatgcGGATTTTGAAAACCGCAAGTGTTGATTATACACGAAGGAATTTTCAGCAGAAAAAATTCCGCAAGAAAATCCCCACTTTTCAATACAATTTTTGAGATCACATGCTCTCTCAAATATGCTACTATTAATCGGAATAAGTGGTTCTACATGAATATCTCTTGCAGAAAACTCTAGTGCTCCACTTTTCCTTTGGAGTGGATGAAAACTACAACTAACAACTTGCAATTATTTGTTGGTTTAATTTtgtcacaaaaataataaagtatttttaaatacagAACAAAAATATCTATATTGCACATTTAGCTAAACCTTAAACATTTTGAGTGGTTTGTATTAAAGTTGGTCAACAAAATGTGTTAAAACCAGTTATCCATGATCCATGATCATCATCATTTGTTTGGTTGTGCATGTATATTAATTAACTATTAATCACTAAGCAAGTCAAGCTTGTGGATCTGGAAGAGTCACTGACTCTCAGTTGTTTCTGGTCCATGAAAAATGCGATCCTGGACTAGACAGATTCTACTAGCATAAagacaaaaacacaaaagaatATAAGTTTACAGCCTCAAAAgtttagacattttttttatccaaaaaataaaaattatatgtccTGTAAATCCAATTATGCATTGATGGTTAATATATATCgtcaatttttcttatttataatatgaGAAATTGcacttcaacaaaaaaaaaaagagaaatattttcttgtgaactttttgtataatttattttcgcaattaataaaaataagaataaaagagaaaattattcTATAAATACGTAATATCATGGAAAGAGATGAAGAAAACGAATGACTGAATGAGTTATAAGTaagtattgtaaaaaaaaatgtgtgccTCCATGTCTTGTAATATATGTTTTGAACTTTTACAtggaattaaatttattattatgtaaatagttattcattttatttttattttcactttttaattaatgtctAACTATATAGGAAAACGAAATATTCACAATgtatcattaaaattatattttaataacaagttattgatgtgttttttattaattaaaccagtattttttaattattctttatgaaaatttatgcatttaaaatatgaaaatttcttaatggttgtttttaccaaatttgatttttttataatcaccttaattataatttttaacttcaGATTAGAATTCAAgtatttatacaagttttgatcttttgatcaactatgataataattttttattcaaaaatttaGTCACACTTAAATTTATGATTCCTCCAAGgagtaatttgattatttagaatttaatgGTCATACGTTTAaagtacaaaatatttttacaaatgatcgtttaattataatttgttgttaatataacttttatgtCTTTGATTTATGCCAACCacaaaaatgttttctttactttgttttttcctagaaatatttttcttttctagatAATggcaaagatattaattttgcggactttatttaattaattaattttgtattttgtgaTATCCAATAGATCCTTGTCTTTCATGTGAATCACTAGAACCAACTTACATACCTCACATTCATTCCACTCCACTTAACAACCCCTTCTCGCATTGTCTCCGAAGCACACCAAATTAAAACCACACGCACCCGCGACGACACACCGTATCACCAAACGACAACAACAACCACGCGCGTTTCGCACCTCACGAACTCGGAGAAGCAAACGCAGCGTCGTCGATTCGTCACTCGCAACTCGGGCACGCGCGGCGATGGCGTCGGTCCACAGCACCGTCGCTCCCCGTACCTTCCTGCCGTCAATTCCCAAGCCGAGAGCTCCTCTTCACGCCGCAAAGTTCGTCGCCGGCGGCGCGCACAACTTTCGGAGACTGTCGCGCAACCTCATTCTCTCCGGAAACAAACGCGCGGTGGCGGCGAACTCGGCTGCGGAGGAGTTCGACGTGATATCGGTGCAGAGCGACGACATCACCGACCAGCAGGAGGGCGTGGTGGTGAGCCGCGTCGAGATGGAAGGCGGAGACTGCGAATTGGCGACGCAGGTGAGCGGATTCGGAGCCAACGAGGGCTTGCTGTCGTTGGAAGGGTTTTCTTCATCTTCGTCGTCGTCTTCGTCTCTGGTCGGGAATGAGAGCGAGGAGGACATGGAGAAGCTAATTGATAGAACTATCAATGCTACGATTGTGCTCGCCGCTGGCACTTTCGCCGTCACCAAACTTCTCACGATTGATAGCGATTACTGGCATGTAAGTCACAACGCTCAACAAAGATCAATGCTTAGCTTATCTTCAACTGAATTTGTATTATTCtcagaaatcataattaatcgtttttaatttcaatcagAAATATTTATTCTTGATATGAACACGCAGTAGTTGCCAAGATGATTAATCGTTTGTGATTATAGGGATGGACGCTATACGAGATACTAAGATATGCGCCTCAGCACAACTGGTCTGCTTATGAGGAAGCTCTTAAGACAAATCCAGTTCTTGCCAAGATGATGATTAGTGGGATTGTTTACTCTATAGGGGACTGGATTGCACAGGTGAGTTTCTCTGTAATTTATTAGCAGTTGACTTCAATTTAGCTACAAAAGCAAGGTTTATAATGCATTGTGGTTTAATTACTCATGGTTTTGCAGTGCTTTGAAGGAAAACCTCTGTTTGAGTTTGACCGTGCACGGATGTTCAGATCGGGGCTTGTTGGTTTTACTCTTCATGGTTCTCTTTCTCATTTCTATTATCAGTTTTGCGAGGTAGAGTGTAATGCTAATGCTCTTTTCTCGTTCCATTTGGTTCTTGAAATTTCTTTGAGTTGATGTACTAAGCTTCTTTTCATTTAACCAGGAGCTATTTCCTTACAAAGAATGGTGGGTAGTTCCTGCCAAAGTTGCCTTCGATCAAACTGCATGGTCAGCACTTTGGAACAGCATATATTATACGGTTGTTGCACTACTGCGTCGTGATCCTCCTATGAGtattttaaatgaattgaaGGCGACGTTTTTTCCCATGCTAACGGTAAGAAAGCCTTCTg
Above is a window of Glycine soja cultivar W05 chromosome 12, ASM419377v2, whole genome shotgun sequence DNA encoding:
- the LOC114380404 gene encoding uncharacterized protein LOC114380404, encoding MASVHSTVAPRTFLPSIPKPRAPLHAAKFVAGGAHNFRRLSRNLILSGNKRAVAANSAAEEFDVISVQSDDITDQQEGVVVSRVEMEGGDCELATQVSGFGANEGLLSLEGFSSSSSSSSSLVGNESEEDMEKLIDRTINATIVLAAGTFAVTKLLTIDSDYWHGWTLYEILRYAPQHNWSAYEEALKTNPVLAKMMISGIVYSIGDWIAQCFEGKPLFEFDRARMFRSGLVGFTLHGSLSHFYYQFCEELFPYKEWWVVPAKVAFDQTAWSALWNSIYYTVVALLRRDPPMSILNELKATFFPMLTAGWKLWPFAHLITYGVIPVEQRLLWVDTIELIWVTILSTFSNEKSEARNSQSMVPSEVKSTSVYPPEE